Genomic window (Sphingorhabdus pulchriflava):
CCGTCGCTTTCCAGCCTGCCAAAATGGGGCATCCGCAGCTGAATTTGCGTTGGTTCTGCCTATCCTGCTACTGTTCCTTTTCGGCATTATTGATATTGGTCGGCTGATGTGGACTCTAAACGGTGCCGAAAAGGCCACGCAAATGGGGGCTCGCGCTGCAATAGTATCCAATTATGTCCCTGGTGGCTTGGCCAGCAAAGATTATGGTGCGGATTTGGGACAGGGAGCGGCTATCCCATTGTCGCAATTCGGTGCCGCGCGATGTACTAAACCTTTGGGTACTGTGACGTGCAATTGCACAACGACGCCCTGTCCGACATTAACGCCGACGAACAGTGACACATTCAATGCAATTGTGACTCGCATGCGCTCCATCGCACCTGCGATTGCTGAAACGGATGTTCGCATAACCTACACAAATTCTGGCCTAGGCTACGCAGGCGACCCGAACGGGGCAGATGTTGCACCGCTGGTTACCGTCGATGCTGTTGGCATCGATTTCACACCGCTCTTATTCCAGTTTTTTGGAGCATCCTTTAACCTGCCGACAATCAGCGCGACCTTAACCATGGAAGATGGTGAAGGCGCTGTTACTGAGTCGAACTAGGACACTATCATGGGCGTTTCTGAATATATCAATTTTACCTCGGAGGAGTGGGTTTTGGACCTGAAGTCGCGTTCCGTTTTGCTGGTCCTTTCCGAAGCCGAGATGACGAGCGCCCATTTTGAAGATGTTGCAATCGGTCAGGCGCAGGTGTTGCTGGCAACGATGGCACCCGATGCTTCGGTGGATGCGGGGCAGTTGGATGCAGCTTCGATCCTGATCCTCGAAATCCGGCCTGATATGCCTGCCTCGCTCGAACGGTTGCGGAATGTGCGCGCGTCGCATCCCAACCTGCCTATCATCGCTGCGATCCGCGATGCGAACGTTTCGCTGGTGCGCATGTTGCTGAAACAGGGTGTGCGCGATGTGGTCGCCTTACCGTTGGTGCACTCCGAATTGGCATCGATCATCGCCGAAATCTGCGATGATCTGGATGCGCATAAGGCCGCGGAGGTCGAACAGGGGCAGCTTGTGTCTGTGCTGAAAAGCATAGGTGGTGTTGGCGCCACAACCATTGCGACGCATCTCGCCGGCGAACTTGCGGCGCGCAGCACTGGAAAAGGCGTATGCCTGATAGATCTTGACCTGCAATTTGGCGATGCCGGAGCCTATATGGGTCTGTCCTCGCAATTGTCGATTGCCGATCTGGTCGCGGCAGGCGCACGGATTGACCGTGAATTGCTGCGCTCGGTAGTTTCGAAGACCGAAAATGGCCTGCACGTCATTCCAGCGCCAATGGATATCATGCCGCTGGAATCGGTCAGTGCCGACCAGATGCTGCGAATTATCGAGCTGGCACGCGAGGAATTTGACCATGTCATCCTCGATCTGCCGACCAACTGGACCAACTGGACTTTGTCTTTGGTGGCGCTGTCGGATGTTGTATTTCTGGTAGCCGAGCTTTCTGTCGCCAGCCTGCGGCAGGCCAAGCGGCAACTGCAACTGCTCGTCAGTCAGGGTATCAGCGGTCAAAAAATTCACGTTGTCGCCAACCGTGTTGAAAAACGCATGTTCCGCACGATCAATCTCGATGATGCCGCGCACGCGCTGGGCCACTCGATCGAATATAGCATCCACAATGACTATCCGCTGGTGCGGGCGGCGCATGACCAAGGTGTGTTGATCAATGCCATCCGCGCGCGCAGCAAAATCGGTACCGATATCGCCGAAATGCTGCCGCTGCTCAGCCAAAGCGCGAGTGATTGACTATGTGGCAAATACGCAAAGCAGACGCCTTTGATGCAAATGCTGTTTCATCAGAGACGGCGAAAAAGACCATTGATCCGCATTCGGGCGACACCGATTATATCGATCTGAAGGTCGAGCTTCACCGTCGCCTGATCGATCTCATCAACCTGTCCGCGCTGGAAACGATGACCCGGCCGCAGATCGAGACCGAAATCGGCGAGCTGGTGCATGAACAGCTGGCGCAGCAAAAGCATGCGCTCAACCATGACGAGCGCAAACAGCTGGTTGCTGACATATTGGACGAGCTGTTGGGCCTGGGCCCCTTGGAGCCATTGCTTCAAGACAACAGCATCACCGACATTCTGGTCAACTCAGCTGAAGTCGTATTTGTCGAACGCAAGGGCGTGCTCGAGCGTGTCGAAACGCGCTTCAAGGACGAAAAGCATCTATTGCGTATCATCCAGAAAATTGTGAGCGCGGTCGGTCGACGGATTGATGAATCCTCGCCCTTTGTCGATGCGCGCCTGCCCGATGGTTCGCGTGTCAACGCTATCGTCCCTCCGCTTGCGGTCGATGGGTCGCTGCTTTCGATTCGTAAGTTCGCCAAAATTCCGATCAATATGGAAAAGCTCAGCGAGTTGGGCAGTGTGCCTGCGCAGATTGCCGAAGTGTTGAAAGGCATCGTCAAGGCGCGACGCAAT
Coding sequences:
- a CDS encoding CpaF family protein; translation: MWQIRKADAFDANAVSSETAKKTIDPHSGDTDYIDLKVELHRRLIDLINLSALETMTRPQIETEIGELVHEQLAQQKHALNHDERKQLVADILDELLGLGPLEPLLQDNSITDILVNSAEVVFVERKGVLERVETRFKDEKHLLRIIQKIVSAVGRRIDESSPFVDARLPDGSRVNAIVPPLAVDGSLLSIRKFAKIPINMEKLSELGSVPAQIAEVLKGIVKARRNVLISGGTGSGKTTLLNAMSAFIDERERIVTIEDSAELQLQQSHVARLETRPPNIEGKGEVTQRDLVKNALRMRPDRIIVGEVRAGEAFDMLQAMNTGHDGSMTTVHANTPRDALSRIEQMIGMSGIDISARSARAQIASALNVVIQIGRLSDGRRRLLSVSEIVGMEGETITMQEIFRFRMQGRDENNMVIGHFEATGIRPKLLDELAAHGVSLNSDLFRPDKRIE
- a CDS encoding TadE/TadG family type IV pilus assembly protein; the encoded protein is MTMRIAIRRFPACQNGASAAEFALVLPILLLFLFGIIDIGRLMWTLNGAEKATQMGARAAIVSNYVPGGLASKDYGADLGQGAAIPLSQFGAARCTKPLGTVTCNCTTTPCPTLTPTNSDTFNAIVTRMRSIAPAIAETDVRITYTNSGLGYAGDPNGADVAPLVTVDAVGIDFTPLLFQFFGASFNLPTISATLTMEDGEGAVTESN
- a CDS encoding AAA family ATPase is translated as MGVSEYINFTSEEWVLDLKSRSVLLVLSEAEMTSAHFEDVAIGQAQVLLATMAPDASVDAGQLDAASILILEIRPDMPASLERLRNVRASHPNLPIIAAIRDANVSLVRMLLKQGVRDVVALPLVHSELASIIAEICDDLDAHKAAEVEQGQLVSVLKSIGGVGATTIATHLAGELAARSTGKGVCLIDLDLQFGDAGAYMGLSSQLSIADLVAAGARIDRELLRSVVSKTENGLHVIPAPMDIMPLESVSADQMLRIIELAREEFDHVILDLPTNWTNWTLSLVALSDVVFLVAELSVASLRQAKRQLQLLVSQGISGQKIHVVANRVEKRMFRTINLDDAAHALGHSIEYSIHNDYPLVRAAHDQGVLINAIRARSKIGTDIAEMLPLLSQSASD